A section of the Sedimentisphaera cyanobacteriorum genome encodes:
- a CDS encoding extracellular catalytic domain type 1 short-chain-length polyhydroxyalkanoate depolymerase: MKLIDLRHCIFFIFIWLYFGLCIDISVGGYAALETPDISKDGKINLIDLSIMAEKWLSQDCFEPDWCQGTDINHSGDVSFADIEFLATYWAGNDYTKAVMVGNTQRRYWVHLPPEYDSNQPTAVVVAFHGGGGNPQSMMTLSGLNEKSDEEGFIVVYPYGSGIDPNQSLSFNGGNCCSYAMQNNINDIAFVDALLDDLSETVNVDPNRIYATGFSNGSIMTYLAASELSERFAAVAPVGGPMGTETCNPSRPVPIIHFHGTSDQFAPFNGGYGTNPVGGPGVTDFYSVDHSIQNWVRTNGCDPDPDAVPMPNIEDDGTFVVRKTYSSGLQGSEVLLYVIMGGGHTWPGREPTVNFLGKSTKDISANDLMWEFFQKHPKKPSAGMPYLRTPESRFDSLPGYDFTSNYFMVDDYEGGQLRMHYIDEGPKAAPTILMLHGNPTWTYQFREIIPILNEAGYRTILVDYIGMGRSDKPTVFGDYTYDRHVGWVKQMFDHLDSTLNLGQVVIFGHDYGTPIGIRLMAEHYPNRFDAFIDANASLPEGDNISPTHLNWRQFVRENPDVPVGHIISSQVNPPLSPEEIAAYDAPYPNVTYKTAIRSFPEMVPETPEEPEAAANIAAWTFMESFTRPFMTIFGSYDLVGGPNARREFIKRVPGAYGQPHPQLDVTHYAPEDKPEAVAEEVIQFLDDVYQPTAFTKLHYSEFEEDFDGFADGGANCFYDPIKKAVKLTGNSGIESSTWQVNSMDLTDKNAVKIAFRYLPFDINDTEEFIVEFWNGSNWIDVLNHTAGVDFQNGAQDYGFVRIENHEQTFTSDSRIRIRCCSRNASAGIYLLDIGIYARDSVANQ, encoded by the coding sequence TTGAAATTGATTGATTTGAGACATTGCATCTTTTTTATTTTTATCTGGCTTTATTTTGGCCTTTGCATAGATATTTCAGTGGGTGGTTATGCAGCCTTAGAAACACCTGATATCTCCAAAGATGGTAAAATCAACCTTATTGATCTGTCAATAATGGCCGAAAAGTGGCTCAGCCAAGACTGTTTTGAACCTGATTGGTGCCAAGGTACCGACATCAATCATTCCGGGGATGTCAGTTTTGCAGACATAGAATTTCTTGCAACCTATTGGGCGGGCAATGATTATACCAAGGCAGTAATGGTTGGAAATACGCAGCGGAGATACTGGGTGCATTTGCCGCCTGAGTATGATTCGAATCAGCCAACTGCCGTTGTGGTTGCATTTCACGGAGGCGGCGGCAATCCTCAATCTATGATGACACTTAGCGGGCTCAATGAAAAGTCGGACGAGGAAGGATTCATTGTTGTCTATCCCTACGGAAGCGGTATTGATCCAAATCAATCTCTCAGTTTTAACGGTGGGAACTGTTGCTCGTATGCAATGCAAAATAACATTAATGACATTGCTTTTGTCGATGCGTTATTGGACGATCTTTCCGAAACAGTTAATGTTGACCCTAATCGTATATATGCCACAGGTTTTTCCAATGGCAGCATTATGACATACCTGGCAGCCTCGGAATTGTCTGAGCGGTTTGCAGCAGTAGCGCCAGTTGGGGGTCCAATGGGAACCGAAACTTGTAATCCATCACGTCCCGTGCCGATTATTCATTTTCACGGAACGTCAGATCAATTTGCTCCATTCAACGGTGGATATGGAACCAATCCAGTTGGTGGACCTGGAGTAACAGATTTCTATTCCGTGGATCATTCCATTCAGAACTGGGTTAGAACCAACGGCTGTGATCCAGATCCTGATGCAGTGCCTATGCCGAACATTGAAGACGATGGGACATTTGTTGTCCGCAAAACCTATTCTTCGGGGCTGCAAGGTTCCGAAGTGCTGTTATATGTTATTATGGGTGGCGGGCATACTTGGCCGGGCAGAGAACCTACTGTAAATTTTCTCGGTAAATCCACAAAAGATATTTCGGCAAATGATTTGATGTGGGAGTTTTTTCAGAAGCACCCGAAGAAGCCATCGGCAGGAATGCCCTACTTACGAACTCCGGAATCCCGTTTTGACAGTTTGCCTGGCTACGATTTCACTTCAAATTACTTCATGGTGGATGACTACGAAGGTGGCCAACTACGAATGCATTATATTGACGAAGGCCCAAAAGCAGCACCAACAATTCTGATGCTGCATGGCAATCCCACTTGGACCTATCAGTTCCGTGAAATTATTCCAATCCTCAACGAAGCCGGTTACCGCACTATTCTTGTTGACTATATCGGTATGGGGCGGTCCGACAAACCTACGGTGTTCGGCGATTATACGTACGACCGTCACGTAGGCTGGGTAAAGCAGATGTTTGATCACCTCGACAGTACGCTTAACCTGGGCCAGGTGGTCATCTTCGGACACGATTACGGTACGCCGATCGGCATCCGTTTAATGGCGGAGCATTACCCAAACCGTTTTGATGCTTTCATCGATGCCAACGCCAGCCTGCCCGAGGGTGACAACATTTCTCCAACACACCTCAACTGGCGTCAGTTCGTGCGTGAGAATCCTGATGTACCAGTCGGGCACATCATATCCAGCCAGGTGAATCCGCCGCTGAGCCCGGAGGAGATCGCCGCATACGATGCCCCGTATCCAAACGTTACCTACAAAACGGCGATCCGCAGCTTTCCTGAGATGGTGCCCGAGACACCCGAGGAACCAGAGGCAGCGGCAAACATCGCAGCATGGACTTTCATGGAATCTTTCACAAGACCATTTATGACTATATTTGGAAGCTATGATCTTGTCGGCGGGCCAAATGCCAGAAGAGAGTTCATTAAGCGAGTGCCAGGGGCATACGGACAGCCCCACCCTCAACTCGACGTTACCCACTATGCCCCTGAAGACAAACCAGAAGCCGTTGCCGAGGAGGTGATTCAGTTTCTGGATGATGTTTATCAACCGACCGCGTTCACAAAACTGCATTATTCAGAATTTGAAGAAGATTTTGATGGATTTGCTGACGGAGGAGCCAATTGCTTTTATGATCCAATTAAAAAAGCCGTTAAATTAACAGGGAACAGCGGGATTGAATCCTCAACATGGCAAGTAAACAGCATGGACTTGACCGATAAAAACGCTGTAAAAATAGCATTTAGATATCTCCCATTTGATATCAATGACACAGAGGAATTCATTGTCGAGTTTTGGAACGGATCAAACTGGATCGATGTTTTGAATCATACTGCTGGTGTAGATTTTCAAAACGGGGCTCAGGATTATGGTTTCGTAAGGATCGAAAACCATGAACAAACATTCACTTCAGATTCAAGGATAAGAATTAGATGTTGTTCCAGAAATGCTTCAGCGGGTATTTATTTATTAGATATTGGGATTTATGCGCGTGATTCAGTGGCAAATCAATAA
- a CDS encoding FG-GAP-like repeat-containing protein, which produces MKIFRNLLYTNFIFFAIVSSVLGNPLNEAFSRIDKDNDKTLSKSEINRFPQLRQRLEGADTNENGRLTREEFAAFVRRSYEKQQTSTFDGDGKITPDESRNRRWKQRRRIRQPATMNGALPESSANVETIFRPAYIHKGSLAQASALVDVFGNGHPDILIACKRQVHLVKNNSTGSFTHAKTYVVDNANGWGLHDFNLDGQLDAFVAQQQREQDDAWINNSEGTFQRRDLGNESLGNARSILFADFDGDGSTDAFHSVSSFQTNHAGCQLHPGKTDGTFAPDIIRQVLAPDVPGFWYDSVTHTERGKEQWGNKMIKGSIVRDFDGDDKPDLIMAAYADRGFQEGGRGGIGQQWIDQQERGLFVLHNRSQPGKIRFAEVAKKAVGSWAYGNTNKDWNCYSVIPLDYNRDGRLDLFVGAVTRRAGLGRFEDTRSVALLENVSKPGEIRFIDRTEDSGFGHYNEMYPAERWQISFASGAAFDYDNDGWVDMCLVNRRDKDKTRWPYPHLFQNRGKGTFVSVPPHEHGIGGGAGEVYRGSYDPRRPGGIRWESTPEYANPDFDDGPFKRCQGFAVANGRLYASVSPRLLVRRDGTEPKWTEVFRWKPEQRAGAGLRGITAVAAPDGTHEVILGSREQEGRILRIDPEVGYKVTDELDSQQFLKEKLGSFRGGRLVAYNRFIPGTHPGTGKPIHLVTVAGIKPNDIRAA; this is translated from the coding sequence ATGAAAATATTCAGAAATCTTTTATACACGAATTTCATTTTCTTTGCGATTGTATCGTCCGTACTCGGCAATCCACTAAATGAGGCGTTTAGTCGGATTGACAAAGACAATGACAAAACTTTATCAAAAAGTGAAATTAACCGTTTTCCTCAGCTCAGGCAGCGTCTTGAAGGGGCGGATACCAACGAAAACGGGCGCCTCACGCGTGAAGAGTTTGCCGCTTTTGTCCGGCGAAGCTACGAAAAGCAGCAGACCAGCACCTTCGACGGCGACGGGAAGATCACCCCGGATGAATCCCGCAACCGGCGATGGAAGCAACGTCGCCGGATCCGGCAGCCTGCGACCATGAACGGTGCATTGCCAGAGAGCTCAGCCAACGTCGAGACCATCTTCCGACCTGCGTACATACATAAAGGTTCCCTGGCGCAAGCCTCCGCACTGGTGGATGTCTTCGGAAACGGGCACCCGGACATTCTCATCGCCTGTAAACGGCAGGTGCACTTGGTCAAAAACAACAGCACGGGCTCCTTTACCCACGCCAAGACGTACGTCGTCGATAATGCGAACGGCTGGGGACTTCACGACTTCAATCTCGACGGGCAGCTGGACGCTTTCGTCGCCCAGCAGCAACGGGAACAGGATGATGCGTGGATCAACAACAGCGAGGGCACATTCCAACGACGCGATCTCGGCAACGAGAGCCTCGGGAACGCACGCAGCATTCTTTTCGCCGATTTCGACGGCGACGGCTCGACCGACGCCTTTCACAGCGTCTCGTCGTTTCAGACGAATCACGCCGGATGCCAGCTGCATCCCGGCAAGACCGATGGTACGTTCGCTCCTGATATTATACGCCAGGTGCTCGCTCCTGACGTGCCGGGCTTCTGGTACGACAGCGTCACACACACCGAGCGAGGAAAGGAGCAGTGGGGCAACAAGATGATAAAGGGCTCGATCGTTCGCGACTTCGACGGCGATGACAAGCCGGACCTCATAATGGCGGCTTATGCCGATCGTGGCTTTCAGGAAGGCGGGCGCGGCGGCATTGGGCAGCAATGGATCGATCAACAAGAGCGCGGCCTGTTCGTGCTGCATAACCGCTCGCAGCCGGGAAAGATCCGTTTCGCAGAGGTTGCTAAAAAAGCGGTTGGTTCTTGGGCGTACGGCAATACCAATAAAGACTGGAATTGTTATTCGGTCATCCCGCTGGATTACAACCGTGACGGCAGGCTCGACCTGTTTGTGGGCGCCGTAACCCGGCGAGCGGGGCTCGGACGGTTTGAAGATACACGCTCAGTTGCACTGCTGGAAAATGTCTCAAAGCCCGGTGAGATACGCTTTATCGACCGAACGGAAGATAGCGGCTTCGGGCACTACAACGAGATGTACCCGGCTGAGCGTTGGCAGATCAGCTTTGCTTCCGGAGCCGCGTTCGACTACGATAACGATGGCTGGGTGGATATGTGCTTGGTCAACCGTCGCGACAAAGATAAGACGCGCTGGCCGTATCCGCATTTGTTTCAAAACAGGGGCAAGGGAACGTTTGTTTCAGTGCCGCCGCACGAGCACGGCATCGGCGGCGGCGCCGGCGAGGTCTATCGCGGCAGCTACGACCCCAGGAGGCCCGGAGGGATCCGGTGGGAATCGACACCGGAGTACGCAAACCCCGACTTCGATGACGGCCCTTTCAAACGCTGCCAGGGTTTTGCCGTGGCCAACGGCCGGCTCTACGCCTCCGTATCGCCGCGCTTGTTGGTACGTCGCGACGGTACCGAGCCCAAGTGGACTGAGGTCTTCCGATGGAAACCGGAACAGCGCGCTGGCGCCGGCTTGCGCGGAATCACCGCCGTTGCCGCGCCCGACGGAACCCACGAGGTCATCCTCGGCTCCAGGGAACAGGAGGGCCGCATCCTCCGCATCGACCCGGAAGTCGGTTACAAGGTCACCGATGAACTGGACTCGCAGCAATTCCTCAAAGAGAAACTCGGCAGCTTCCGGGGCGGCAGGCTGGTAGCCTACAACCGTTTCATCCCGGGGACGCATCCGGGTACCGGGAAACCGATCCACTTGGTCACCGTGGCGGGAATCAAGCCAAACGACATACGCGCCGCATGA
- a CDS encoding extracellular catalytic domain type 1 short-chain-length polyhydroxyalkanoate depolymerase, with the protein MKKTTQFILCIALTAAGAVPKGSADSKQIERTLTVNGRERRYRVYVPASARTTEAIPVVIAFHGGGGNPDSMIRLSGVNAKSDEAGFIVVYPYGSGRNPKRGLTFNGGGCCGYAKRKNVDDITFVRAILDDLNGVASVDSERIYATGISNGAIMAYYVASELSDRIAAIAPVAGPMMTDKCNPTRPVSVIHFHGTADELAPFNGGRGKGTSNVPAFMRPEFFSVEHSINCWVEANGCKRKPTITPMPDTADDGMRVTRKVWGGGKNGSEVVLYEIEGGGHTWPGREPTVKFLGKSTKDISANDLMWEFFQKHTRKAGTRKPLENGDASEDASEDASGTGQLFESIHVPGFTDFHEGLNGIAFADFDGNGFLDALTVTTPPFVLSKELKGKEQPRDHLRLLLNQGSFVFRSHELTLRNSPATPNDFGQGWRGSQIPVVADFDGDGLLDYFVSRQFPGVADRVRKGHKPVGCSLFLADGVFHTFKDISRKLNVLNERAYNRQPSLGDVNRDGYIDIAVGADNTTNAFEGIPKAALMVYEPGKNGEFTSGTYRDIGGSDLVADFGGFHNDPARDKAGPKVSLRDIDNDGDLDLFQSTHVLINIGYDARRLR; encoded by the coding sequence ATGAAAAAAACAACCCAGTTTATATTATGTATAGCTCTAACTGCTGCCGGCGCAGTACCGAAAGGGTCGGCGGATTCCAAGCAAATTGAACGAACCTTGACGGTCAATGGCCGCGAACGGCGGTACCGCGTTTATGTTCCCGCCTCCGCACGAACAACAGAAGCGATCCCGGTCGTCATTGCCTTCCACGGTGGCGGCGGCAATCCGGACAGCATGATCCGGCTCAGCGGGGTGAATGCCAAGTCGGACGAGGCCGGCTTCATCGTGGTGTATCCCTATGGCAGCGGCAGGAACCCGAAGCGGGGACTCACCTTCAACGGCGGCGGGTGCTGCGGCTACGCGAAGCGGAAGAACGTCGACGACATCACCTTCGTGCGGGCAATACTCGATGACCTTAATGGGGTTGCCAGCGTCGATTCCGAACGCATCTATGCCACGGGTATCTCCAACGGCGCAATCATGGCTTACTACGTGGCGTCCGAATTGTCGGACAGGATCGCAGCAATCGCACCGGTGGCCGGGCCGATGATGACGGACAAGTGCAATCCGACGCGGCCGGTGTCTGTCATCCATTTCCACGGCACCGCCGACGAGCTGGCTCCGTTTAACGGCGGGCGTGGCAAAGGCACTTCTAATGTTCCGGCATTCATGCGACCGGAGTTTTTTTCGGTGGAGCATTCGATCAACTGCTGGGTCGAAGCCAACGGATGCAAAAGAAAACCGACCATTACCCCTATGCCCGACACGGCAGATGACGGCATGCGGGTAACCCGCAAGGTCTGGGGCGGCGGGAAGAACGGTTCAGAGGTGGTGTTGTATGAAATTGAAGGCGGCGGGCATACCTGGCCGGGCCGAGAACCTACTGTAAAGTTTCTCGGTAAATCCACAAAAGATATTTCGGCAAATGATTTGATGTGGGAGTTTTTCCAGAAGCATACGCGCAAGGCGGGAACGCGCAAGCCGCTCGAAAACGGCGACGCCTCCGAAGACGCCTCCGAAGACGCCTCCGGGACGGGACAGCTCTTCGAGTCGATACATGTGCCGGGATTCACCGATTTCCATGAGGGACTTAACGGCATCGCCTTCGCCGACTTCGATGGGAATGGATTTCTGGATGCGCTCACGGTAACGACCCCGCCATTCGTTTTGAGTAAGGAACTGAAGGGCAAAGAGCAGCCTCGCGACCACCTGCGTTTGTTGTTGAACCAAGGCAGCTTTGTCTTTCGCTCACACGAATTGACTTTGCGGAACTCACCCGCAACGCCGAATGACTTTGGCCAAGGCTGGCGCGGCAGCCAGATACCAGTCGTGGCCGACTTCGACGGGGACGGGCTGCTGGATTACTTCGTGTCGCGGCAGTTCCCCGGCGTGGCCGACCGGGTGCGCAAGGGGCACAAGCCGGTTGGCTGCAGCCTTTTCCTTGCCGACGGCGTGTTCCACACGTTCAAGGACATATCTCGCAAGCTGAACGTGCTCAACGAACGGGCGTACAACCGCCAACCCAGCCTCGGCGACGTCAACCGCGACGGTTACATCGATATAGCTGTGGGCGCAGACAATACCACAAACGCGTTCGAAGGCATCCCAAAGGCCGCGCTCATGGTCTACGAGCCCGGCAAGAACGGCGAGTTCACATCCGGCACTTACCGGGACATCGGCGGCAGCGATCTGGTTGCCGACTTCGGCGGTTTCCACAACGACCCCGCGCGCGACAAGGCCGGGCCGAAGGTCTCCCTGCGTGACATCGACAACGACGGCGACCTTGACCTGTTCCAGTCCACGCACGTGCTGATCAACATCGGCTACGACGCCAGGCGTCTGCGATAA
- a CDS encoding FG-GAP repeat domain-containing protein: MFTWRNMLAETDEFRFEKSVGNGLAKEARLTYDVQKRRYVPAGDNVAPGLAYLFFGDVNNDGLYDAIAVDGTDALFTPKTQDVSACFWKNEGQFRFSEATQEATLNTLNRSYGKWYRFFNQQITPRQKNPLPLGRMNKSQPGLPATPPMDFRPYWGDLVFADFNNDTHLDFVVLDRREAKLLEPRSILYMNRGNGAFAPKPTTFSGLDDTGIAGEAVDLNNDGLVDMFISGDPDNTAPEGNSDQRYEDKVYLNTGTHGARDNHWLRLRFSGISHARLLGTRIEIFEPGTEARLGTRGIYAEQSYKSGSPLEAHFGLANASQVDVTVHLLDGRIIRLECVKADRFVEINIEKETVREVGQPKSDPRERQLKGMELLHTSDLLLDNLPDYELEPR, translated from the coding sequence GTGTTTACCTGGCGCAACATGCTTGCCGAAACGGATGAATTCCGCTTCGAGAAGTCTGTTGGCAACGGTCTGGCCAAGGAAGCGAGGTTGACCTACGACGTGCAGAAGCGCCGCTACGTCCCTGCAGGCGACAATGTAGCCCCGGGCCTGGCTTACCTGTTTTTCGGGGACGTCAACAACGACGGACTTTACGACGCCATCGCCGTCGACGGGACAGATGCATTGTTCACGCCCAAGACCCAAGACGTTTCGGCCTGCTTCTGGAAAAATGAAGGACAATTCCGTTTCAGCGAAGCAACCCAAGAAGCGACGTTGAACACCCTGAATCGAAGCTACGGTAAGTGGTACCGTTTTTTCAATCAGCAGATAACTCCACGGCAGAAGAACCCGCTGCCCCTCGGAAGGATGAACAAATCGCAGCCCGGCCTTCCGGCTACGCCGCCGATGGACTTTCGTCCGTATTGGGGCGATCTTGTCTTTGCGGACTTTAACAACGACACACATTTGGATTTTGTCGTGCTCGACCGGCGCGAGGCGAAGTTGCTCGAACCTCGCTCTATCCTGTACATGAATCGCGGAAACGGCGCGTTCGCTCCCAAGCCCACCACATTCTCAGGGCTGGACGACACGGGAATAGCCGGTGAGGCGGTCGATCTGAACAACGACGGGCTGGTGGACATGTTCATCTCCGGAGACCCGGACAACACCGCCCCCGAAGGCAATTCAGATCAGCGATACGAGGACAAAGTCTACCTCAACACCGGAACCCACGGCGCCCGCGACAACCACTGGCTGCGCCTGCGATTCAGCGGCATCTCCCATGCTAGGCTGCTGGGCACGCGCATCGAGATATTCGAGCCCGGCACCGAAGCCCGCCTCGGCACGCGCGGCATCTACGCGGAGCAATCGTACAAATCCGGCAGCCCGCTCGAAGCGCACTTCGGGCTTGCAAACGCGTCCCAAGTCGACGTGACCGTTCATTTGCTCGACGGGCGCATAATACGTCTCGAATGCGTTAAAGCTGACCGTTTCGTCGAAATCAATATAGAAAAGGAGACGGTGCGTGAGGTCGGCCAACCTAAGAGCGATCCCCGTGAAAGACAACTCAAAGGGATGGAGTTACTGCACACGTCGGACTTGCTATTAGACAATCTGCCGGATTACGAGCTTGAGCCGAGATAA
- a CDS encoding recombinase family protein, with the protein MKHSRPFKPPSSDGWAKDEQKRPSGYKPDPEDSRRLAEDENEQLVIKNVIQQRKQGKGWSEIARWLNENGFPARDERWSHVAVIRIIDRYAPELRKIQNSIDKD; encoded by the coding sequence ATGAAACACTCTCGCCCTTTCAAGCCCCCTTCATCAGACGGCTGGGCGAAGGATGAGCAAAAACGCCCATCCGGCTACAAGCCAGACCCTGAAGACAGCAGGCGTCTTGCTGAAGATGAGAACGAGCAGCTGGTGATTAAAAACGTGATCCAGCAAAGAAAGCAAGGCAAGGGCTGGAGCGAGATTGCTCGCTGGCTTAATGAGAACGGTTTCCCCGCCCGCGATGAGAGATGGTCGCACGTTGCCGTAATCCGTATAATTGACCGCTACGCCCCAGAACTGAGAAAAATCCAGAACTCTATTGATAAGGACTAA
- a CDS encoding sulfatase family protein has translation MNRITRRQFIKTGTALGIGMELGTRLSAKENIESRPNILWICPDQQRWDTIRALGNKHIHTPNLDRLVGEGVSFDYAHVTAQLCTPSRSGFLTGMYPSSVKGCKNGASHWPEVAPLVPKLLKDEGYLCGLSGKLHLSTAMAHNPEKRPKDDGYSEFHYSHSPHQGGDKNDYLVWLWKQGYKYKDLRGLPGAEHARCHQTTWCSDMAIDFMKNNKGRPWLFSVNIFDPHGPFNPPADYVKRFDLNKLPGPLFRESDLTQQEMLKDVFFQSRPKKTSGKGGKLRQAKYWAQIELIDENIGRMLKALEDTAQLDNTLIIFTSDHGDSCGDHGLNAKGCRFYEGLVRVPLIFWWPGKFKKGLRSKALVESTDIAPTLMELTGNSVPKYMQGKSLLPILTGMTDPHKHRKFVRCEFYDAAKPRSSNAKSTWGTMLRTEDYKLCVYHGHEHGELYDMKNDPYEFTNLWDNPKYEETRLTLLKQSFEETMKALENQMPILSDTPTGEDVPVDFKGLKKLFDDTVIAMDTGPKRIGRY, from the coding sequence ATGAACAGAATTACACGACGTCAATTCATCAAAACTGGTACAGCTTTGGGGATAGGTATGGAACTCGGCACAAGACTGTCTGCAAAGGAGAACATTGAGAGCCGTCCTAATATCCTGTGGATCTGTCCTGATCAGCAGCGTTGGGATACGATCCGTGCACTCGGAAACAAACATATTCATACGCCGAATCTAGATCGACTGGTCGGAGAGGGTGTTTCTTTTGACTATGCACATGTGACCGCACAGCTCTGTACGCCGAGCCGGTCCGGATTCCTGACCGGTATGTACCCTTCCAGCGTGAAAGGCTGCAAAAACGGCGCTTCACACTGGCCGGAAGTCGCACCCCTGGTGCCCAAATTGCTTAAGGACGAAGGGTATCTGTGCGGTCTGTCAGGGAAACTGCATCTTTCCACCGCAATGGCACACAATCCGGAGAAGCGTCCGAAGGATGACGGCTACAGCGAGTTTCATTACAGTCATTCGCCGCATCAGGGCGGAGACAAGAATGACTATCTGGTTTGGTTGTGGAAACAAGGTTACAAGTACAAAGACCTTAGGGGACTGCCAGGCGCGGAACATGCACGCTGTCACCAGACCACATGGTGTTCGGACATGGCCATTGATTTCATGAAGAATAACAAAGGCCGACCATGGCTTTTCAGTGTGAACATTTTTGATCCGCATGGCCCGTTCAATCCGCCCGCTGATTACGTGAAGCGATTTGACCTGAACAAGCTACCGGGACCGCTTTTTAGGGAATCGGATCTAACACAACAAGAGATGCTGAAGGATGTGTTTTTTCAGTCCCGTCCCAAGAAGACTTCCGGTAAGGGTGGCAAGCTTCGGCAGGCCAAGTATTGGGCTCAGATTGAATTGATCGACGAGAACATCGGCCGCATGCTCAAGGCTCTGGAAGATACCGCACAGCTTGACAACACTCTGATCATTTTCACTTCCGATCATGGCGATAGCTGTGGCGATCACGGCCTGAATGCAAAAGGCTGTCGTTTCTATGAGGGGCTGGTAAGAGTTCCGCTGATATTCTGGTGGCCGGGCAAGTTCAAGAAAGGTTTGAGAAGCAAGGCACTTGTCGAATCAACAGATATAGCTCCGACGCTGATGGAGCTGACCGGCAACTCGGTTCCAAAATATATGCAGGGTAAGAGCCTTCTTCCTATCCTGACTGGCATGACTGACCCTCACAAGCACAGGAAGTTCGTACGCTGTGAGTTCTATGATGCGGCAAAGCCGAGATCGTCCAACGCCAAATCCACATGGGGGACTATGCTCAGAACGGAAGATTACAAGCTGTGCGTATATCACGGCCACGAACATGGCGAACTGTATGATATGAAGAATGATCCCTACGAATTCACAAACCTGTGGGACAACCCGAAATATGAGGAAACAAGACTCACTTTGCTGAAGCAGAGTTTCGAGGAAACCATGAAAGCGCTGGAAAACCAGATGCCGATTCTCTCTGATACGCCGACGGGAGAGGACGTTCCGGTGGACTTCAAAGGGCTCAAGAAGCTCTTTGACGACACGGTAATCGCAATGGATACAGGACCAAAACGCATTGGACGCTATTGA
- a CDS encoding sialidase family protein produces the protein MYNYNTSMYSDDRGKTWQVSDGIMTGTGEAALAELADGRIYYNSRSHMSVDHKRRIAWSYDDGERYVDWQVSDELYETGEPFYFKYGRKPSYGIRAGLFRVPDKAVKELSDVLIYSVPDWKGGWRYQMSVWASFNGAATWPVKRLIDQGHSAYSCLSADEDGMIYLLYEAGDKKLYDQINVAVFNLQWLVENQ, from the coding sequence ATGTATAATTATAACACTTCAATGTACAGCGATGATCGAGGGAAGACTTGGCAGGTTAGTGATGGTATTATGACTGGAACAGGGGAGGCAGCTCTGGCGGAGCTTGCAGACGGGCGAATCTATTACAACTCAAGATCTCATATGTCGGTCGATCATAAACGCAGAATAGCTTGGAGCTATGATGACGGCGAAAGATATGTTGATTGGCAAGTTTCTGATGAATTGTATGAAACAGGTGAGCCGTTTTATTTCAAATACGGCAGAAAACCCTCATATGGTATTCGTGCGGGGCTGTTCAGAGTTCCTGACAAAGCAGTTAAAGAGCTTTCAGACGTGTTGATTTACAGTGTGCCCGATTGGAAGGGCGGCTGGCGATATCAAATGTCGGTCTGGGCGTCCTTCAACGGTGCCGCAACATGGCCGGTTAAGCGGTTGATAGATCAAGGCCACAGCGCTTATTCCTGCCTATCAGCTGATGAAGATGGGATGATTTACCTGCTGTATGAAGCCGGCGATAAGAAATTGTATGACCAGATAAACGTTGCTGTGTTTAACTTGCAGTGGCTGGTAGAGAATCAATAA